A single window of Nematostella vectensis chromosome 4, jaNemVect1.1, whole genome shotgun sequence DNA harbors:
- the LOC5516089 gene encoding merlin translates to MPKTFNVCISTMDAELEFPLEQSAKGSELFDLVVRTLGVRETWYFGLQFEYPTGELAWLQFDKKVYKQNKTLKEPFALRLRAKFYPEDVAEELVQEITQHLFYLQVKDAILTMKTFCPPEASVLLASYAVQAKFGDYDKDLHKPGFLQNEHLLPQTVIEQYQMTPAMWEERITSWYAEHHGLTRDEAEMEYLKLAQDLEMYGVSYFDITNKKGTAISLGIDCRGLNIYEKDNRLNPKTSFPWKEIKNISFHSRTFVIKSIDKQAPDFIFKTGNPRTNKVILELCLGNHELFKRRRKPDTMEIQQMKALAKEEKMRRQIERNKLLVEQQAREEAIRQKEELQARLQELQNEADSCREALMRSEETAELLAEKARVAEEEATLLQRKATDAEEELRRLRLSASKSEEEKSILERRAREADELFRRVFQESEARGRENLLNAKHTEKKAVQKLAELSSSSNNLPSYNSIAQEKKPDANRSYLYDYKTEAENLRLVKDSEKERYDQYVGHRRSQQLQMHLKDLEDMRIRDRQSSWDGIHEDNQKRGETKYSTLQKITTGSSKARIEFFEEL, encoded by the exons ATGCCAAAAACATTCAATGTTTGTATTTCTACCATGGACGCTGAGCTGGAGTTTCCTTTGGAG CAATCCGCCAAGGGAAGCGAGCTCTTTGATCTCGTGGTGCGAACTCTCGGAGTGAGGGAAACCTGGTATTTTGGTCTTCAATTTGAGTACCCGACTGGTGAACTAGCTTGGCTTCAGTTCGACAAAAAG GTgtataaacaaaacaagactTTGAAGGAACCATTTGCACTGAGACTCAGAGCTAAGTTCTACCCTGAAGATGTAGCAGAGGAACTTGTCCAAGAGATAACCCAGCATTTGTTCTACTTGCAAGTGAAGGATGCCATTCTCACAATGAAGACATTTTGCCCTCCTGAGGCTTCTGTACTGCTTGCATCCTATGCTGTACAAGCAAAG TTTGGTGATTATGATAAGGACCTTCATAAGCCTGGATTCCTCCAGAATGAGCACCTTCTTCCACAGACG GTAATAGAACAGTACCAGATGACGCCAGCCATGTGGGAGGAAAGGATAACCTCATGGTATGCTGAGCACCATGGACTCACAAG GGATGAAGCAGAAATGGAATACCTCAAGTTGGCTCAGGACCTGGAGATGTATGGCGTAAGCTACTTCGACATCACA aATAAAAAAGGAACAGCAATTAGCCTTGGAATTGATTGTAGAGGATTGAATATTTATGAGAAAGATAACAGACTCAACCCCAAAACATCATTTCCAtggaaagaaataaagaatatCTCCTTCCATAGTAGAACA TTTGTTATCAAATCAATAGATAAGCAAGCTccagattttatttttaagacaGGAAATCCGCGAACAAATAAAGTT ATATTAGAATTGTGCCTTGGAAACCATGAATTATTTAAAAGACGTAGAAAACCAGACACCATGGAGATTCAGCAAATGAAGGCTTTGGCAAAAGAGGAGAAAATGAGGCGACAG ATTGAGCGAAACAAGCTGTTGGTTGAGCAGCAAGCTCGTGAAGAGGCAATTCGGCAAAAGGAGGAATTGCAAGCTAGACTGCAGGAACTACAGAATGAAGCAGATAGCTGCAGAGAAGCACTG ATGCGCTCGGAAGAGACAGCAGAGTTACTAGCAGAGAAAGCACGAGTCGCTGAAGAGGAGGCGACTCTGCTGCAGCGGAAAGCGACAGATGCAGAAGAAGAGCTCAGAAGGTTAAGATTAAGCGCCAGTAAG AGCGAGGAAGAAAAGAGCATTCTAGAAAGGCGAGCCCGTGAGGCTGATGAACTGTTCAGAAGAGTCTTTCAAGAATCTGAGGCTAG AGGCAGAGAAAACTTACTGAATGCTAAACATACAGAGAAAAAAGCTGTGCAGAAACTGGCGGAGCTTTCATCATCTTCTAACAACCTACCA TCCTATAACAGTATagcacaagaaaaaaaacctgaCGCAAATCGAAGCTATTTATATGATTACAAAACAGAAGCCGAGAATCTGAGACTCGTCAAAGACAGTGAAAAAGAAAG ATATGATCAATATGTGGGTCATCGCCGAAGTCAACAGCTGCAGATGCACCTTAAAGACTTGGAG GACATGAGAATTAGAGATAGGCAATCTAGTTGGGATGGTATCCACGAAGACAATCAAAAGCGAGGCGAGACAAAGTACTCTACCCTACAAAAG ATCACAACAGGATCTTCGAAAGCAAGAATTGAGTTCTTCGAGGAACTGTGA
- the LOC5516081 gene encoding protein FAM166C A, translating to MQKLTLVTTNMEMYKHPRHMPGYLGYTPTIKYTYSDTYGNTTAKWFSDYRNATINTSKQRMWRGGHKHLPFPTYYTGNPDHVLGARTYARDRWEAAPKYKLFNTHEQDNTIKNFDSAAQQHREQYRDRTQTVQPVKIFLLPKISHETTPSLYHKESRTLDERKAVAYANQFYRTMKTKPLAKSDGENRRIRDVFFERR from the exons ATGCAAAAGTTAACGCTAGTTACGACTAACATGGAGATGTACAAACATCCAAGACATATGCCCGG ATACCTAGGCTACACTCCGACCATTAAATACACGTATAGTGATACCTATGGTAACACGACAGCCAAATGGTTCAGCGATTACAGGAACGCCACAATCAACACGAGCAAACAGCGTATGTGGAGGGGAGGCCATAAGCATCTACCATTCCCAACATATTACACAGGGAACCCGGACCACGTGCTCGGGGCACGTACTTATGCGAGAGACCGCTGGGAAGCAGCACCGAAGTACAAGTTATTCAACACGCACGAACAAGACAACACCATCAAGAATTTCGATAGC gcagcccaacaACACCGTGAGCAATACAGGGATCGCACTCAAACTGTACAACCGGTGAAAATTTTCCTCCTACCGAAAATATCCCACGAAACAACGCCATCTCTCTACCACAA GGAAAGTAGAACTTTAGATGAACGCAAAGCCGTCGCATACGCGAACCAATTTTACAGAACTATGAAGACCAAACCGCTGGCCAAATCGGATGGGGAAAACCGGCGCATAAGGGATGTATTCTTTGAAAGAAGATAG